The Paenibacillus sp. FSL H7-0357 nucleotide sequence TCACTATCCTGTATAATAAACGGTAACACTATGATGATGGAGCGGAAGAGATGAACATTACAATATTGCGGAACGGCCCCCGTAAGAACGAAGTGTATTTTGCTGCGGAGTATGGCGAGGGCAAGGGGATATGGAATGGTGATCCTGTGGAAGCGGGTGAGGAGCTTAAGGTCGAATTTGAGCTCCCCCCGCTATTTATGCGCTGGGTGGATATTGTGCCTGTAAGCGGCGTCGATTACGGCATCCGAATGGAAGGGGATAAGATAATCTTAACCGGGGTGCTGGAGAATATTGAGGCAGACGGAACTGGTTATCTGCGGATTGCCGGCGACCTGATCATGTTCGAATGCCTGGGTGAGCCGATGGCGCTGGGCGGCTATGTGGAGATCCGGACCGGAGAGCTGGGGATGTATCCCGTATTCTTGTAAGCGGGGCGGGGTGCTGCAGCCGTATACGGCATGCAATTTACTGCCGGCATAGCCACTGCACAAGAAATGAGCTAAGATAACAATAGATTTGAAGTAAAGCTATGAGGAGCAGAAGTCCAATGAACAGCGATATTCAGCAATTTAAGACGGAATTTTTCAAGGCGCTGGCTCATCCGATGCGGATCCGCATTCTGGAGCTGCTGAGCGAAGGCGAGAAGAATGTGAACGAACTGCAGGCGATTCTCGGCTCGGAAGGCTCCGCCGTATCCCAGCAGCTTGCTGTACTCCGCGCCAAGAATGTAGTAGCCAGTGTAAAAGAAGGAACCACCGTCATTTATTCTCTGCGCGACCCCCTGATTAAAGACCTGCTGGCGGTAGCCAGACAGATATTCGATAACCATCTCGTGAATGCCATTTCACTCCTGGAGGGTATCCGCAGCGAATAACCCCGGACCATCCGGGGGCGGATTTCCCGTTGACAAGAGCGGCAGGCAGGAGTAATGTTGCTCTTATATTCAAATAATCAGATATTCAAAGAAAAGAAGGTTAGATGATGACAGGGTGGGGCCGCTTTAAAGGCTACAGCATTGCTTCTCTGCGCAAGGATATCATTTCAGGGACGATCGTCGGCGTTATTGCCATCCCGCTTGGGATGGCTTTTGCTATTGCCTCGGGCGTGAAGCCGGAGTACGGGATTTATACAACCATTGTCGCAGGTATACTGATCTCCTTATTCGGAGGTTCGAAATTTCAGATTGGCGGACCTACGGGAGCCTTTATACCCATTTTGTTCGCGATTGCTATGGAGTACGGGTACGAGAACCTGCTGATTGCAGGAATGATGGCCGGAGTCATCCTCGTCGTTATGGGGCTGCTGAGGCTGGGTGTTCTGATCAAGTTTATCCCGAAGCCGGTAACCATCGGCTTTACGGCAGGGATTGCCGTCATTATCTTCAGCGGGCAGATCGCCAATTTCCTCGGCCTGAAGGATATGGAGCGGCATGAGAGCTTCGTGGACAACATGCAAGAGATCGGCCAGCATATCTCAACGGTCAATCTGTACAGTGTTCTGACAGCAGTCATTTGTCTGGCGGTTGTCATGCTCGGTATGCGTTTTGCACCCAAGGTGCCGGGATCGCTGATCGGGTTGTTGTTTGCAACGTTAGTTGCAGTGCTGTTCTTCAGCGGCAAGGTGACTACGATCGGCTCCGCATACGGCGATATTCCAAACACGCTGCCGAGTTTTCACTTTCCGGTGATCACCTGGGAGCGGATTAGGCAGCTGCTTCGTCCGGCGTTTATCATCGCCATACTGGGGGCGATTGAGTCGCTGCTGTCGGCAGTGGTAGCCGACGGGATGACTGGCAGCCGCCATAACAGCAACCGTGAGCTGATCGGCCAGGGTATCGCGAATATAGCCGCACCTATGTTTGGCGGAATCCCGGCCACAGGTGCTATTGCCAGAACCGCCACCAACATTCGCAGCGGGGCCGCATCCCCGCTGTCGGGAGTGATTCACGGTGTCGTAGTGTTCCTTATTCTTCTGCTGTTTGCGCCTTATGCTTCCAGCATTCCGCTTGCGGCCATGGCGCCAATCCTGATGGTGGTCGCCTGGAATATGAGCGAACGCAAGGAATTTCTGCATCTGCTGAAGCTCAAAACCGGGGATTCTCTGGTGTTGTTCCTTACCTTCCTCTTAACGATATTTGCGGATTTAACGATTGCGGTAGAGGCCGGGCTGGTGCTTGCCGTAATCCTGTTTGTGAAACGGATGGGTGAAGGGCATCTCGTATCTAAGGTGCTGCCCGACCCCTCATCGGTCAAGGTAGAGGCGCACATGGTAACGGAGAACCATGATTGCCCGCAAATCGGAATTTATAATGTGGAAGGCCCGCTGTTTTTTGGAGCAGCCTACAGATTCGAGTCAACGATGCCGGAGCTTGGACCGGACCTTGCAAAAATTATATTGCTGCGTATGGGCAAGGTGCCGTTTATGGATACCACCGGGGAGGCCAATCTGTCTGGGCTGGTGAAGCAGCTGCAGGCAGACGGAGGAAGGCTGATGATCTCCGGCATTCAGCCGCAGCCGCTTGATCTGCTGAAGAAGACGGGACTGTACGATAGAATTGGGGCCGCGCAGTTTTATGACCATACTGGAGAAGCGATCAATGAAGCGCTGGAACTGATCAATCCGGGCCGCTGCGCCGGCTGCAGGCATGGGGCATTCCGGGAATGCGGCGCGTTGTGCGGTCTTGAAGAATCGCCGGGCCGCAGCGTCTTTAGAGCCCGCAAACCGGCAGTGGCGGGTAAACTGGGCAGCGAAGTTTAAGCACGCACTGCCGAACCAGCGGGAACAGCATGGGCCCATCCCTGTGTTGCTAAATTTCATTATAATATAACAGCCCGGGTGCATTTTGCCCGGGCTGTTATATTATAATGGACTAATGACTGCCAGATTTGTACAATTACCGTAATGAATCTGTTCTATACTGGAACAGATCTCACTACGATTGATAAGGAGACCGCACCCTAATGAAGGAATTGAATTATCCTAAAGTATTCATGCTTTTGGCAGGACTGTCACTGGCGACGCTGGCTGTCTACCGTGTGGTTTCGCTGCGGACCGATACGTTTTTTGCTTTTTTGCTCTGGAACTTCTTTCTGGCCTGGATTCCCTTTTTATTCTCCATGGCCGCTTACGGCCTGGATAAGCGTAAGGTTTCCGGGCTGTTGCTGCTGCCGCTTGGCATAGCATGGCTGCTGTTTTTTCCGAATGCGCCCTACCTGATGACCGACCTGCTGCATTTGACGATCAGAAAAAACATATATTTCGTAGACGGAGTTGTTCAGAGCCGGTATTGGTACGATTTAATCACCTTACTGCTGTTCACCTGGAGTGGCTGGCTGACCGGTTTTTTCTCCCTGTACCAATTTCAAAGCGTCATCTTCCGCAGAAGCAATCTGCTGCTCTCCTGGATTTTTGTCCTCGCGGCCTGTGCGCTGGGCGGATATGGCGTATTGCTCGGCCGGGTATACCGGCTCAACAGCTGGGATGTTCTGACCGACCGGCATCAGCTCTACCAGCTGGTGGTTGACAGCCTGAACCGGCAATCGCTCTTCTTCAGCCTGTTCGTCGCAGCTGTTCTGCTGGTCATCTATGCTACGCTGTATTTCCTGCTGAATGGACTGGGCACAGGGAGTGTGCAGGCTTATTCCAAAGGCGGAAAAAGATAATCGTCCTGCTCCGGATGGAACTGAAACAACTCCAGGTCGATCACGCCATGATCATCAAAAAGAACGCCTTCTCCCAGCAGATACAATCTTTGTGTAAAGACCGCCTCGTCTTCGGCAAGAGCAATTTTGCCCTGGGAATTAACAACTCTATGCCAAGGCAGCTTGTATTTGCGGCTCATGGAATGGAGAATGCG carries:
- a CDS encoding ArsR/SmtB family transcription factor, whose translation is MNSDIQQFKTEFFKALAHPMRIRILELLSEGEKNVNELQAILGSEGSAVSQQLAVLRAKNVVASVKEGTTVIYSLRDPLIKDLLAVARQIFDNHLVNAISLLEGIRSE
- a CDS encoding SulP family inorganic anion transporter produces the protein MTGWGRFKGYSIASLRKDIISGTIVGVIAIPLGMAFAIASGVKPEYGIYTTIVAGILISLFGGSKFQIGGPTGAFIPILFAIAMEYGYENLLIAGMMAGVILVVMGLLRLGVLIKFIPKPVTIGFTAGIAVIIFSGQIANFLGLKDMERHESFVDNMQEIGQHISTVNLYSVLTAVICLAVVMLGMRFAPKVPGSLIGLLFATLVAVLFFSGKVTTIGSAYGDIPNTLPSFHFPVITWERIRQLLRPAFIIAILGAIESLLSAVVADGMTGSRHNSNRELIGQGIANIAAPMFGGIPATGAIARTATNIRSGAASPLSGVIHGVVVFLILLLFAPYASSIPLAAMAPILMVVAWNMSERKEFLHLLKLKTGDSLVLFLTFLLTIFADLTIAVEAGLVLAVILFVKRMGEGHLVSKVLPDPSSVKVEAHMVTENHDCPQIGIYNVEGPLFFGAAYRFESTMPELGPDLAKIILLRMGKVPFMDTTGEANLSGLVKQLQADGGRLMISGIQPQPLDLLKKTGLYDRIGAAQFYDHTGEAINEALELINPGRCAGCRHGAFRECGALCGLEESPGRSVFRARKPAVAGKLGSEV
- a CDS encoding DUF1361 domain-containing protein, yielding MKELNYPKVFMLLAGLSLATLAVYRVVSLRTDTFFAFLLWNFFLAWIPFLFSMAAYGLDKRKVSGLLLLPLGIAWLLFFPNAPYLMTDLLHLTIRKNIYFVDGVVQSRYWYDLITLLLFTWSGWLTGFFSLYQFQSVIFRRSNLLLSWIFVLAACALGGYGVLLGRVYRLNSWDVLTDRHQLYQLVVDSLNRQSLFFSLFVAAVLLVIYATLYFLLNGLGTGSVQAYSKGGKR
- a CDS encoding MGMT family protein; the encoded protein is MTPFTEKVICIIQSIPEGKVMTYGGIARAAGSPRAARQVVRILHSMSRKYKLPWHRVVNSQGKIALAEDEAVFTQRLYLLGEGVLFDDHGVIDLELFQFHPEQDDYLFPPLE